The following coding sequences lie in one Trueperaceae bacterium genomic window:
- a CDS encoding response regulator transcription factor → GGRRGGGDGLVSGPAAPPDAPRVLVVEDEAVMAEVLRDNLEVEGYHVEVAPDGLQGEAAWRRGDADLVVLDVMLPGRDGFALCERRRAAGDATPVLFLSARGEAEDRVRGLAAGGDDYLAEPFHLPEFLLRVEALLRRGTPRGHAHRLQVAGCDVDLRAWTLTRPDGRLEHLGERERGILRLLAERAGEVVPRDDILDEVWGDDAFPSSRTIDNVVMRLRRLLEPDPSRPVHLHTVWGVGYRFTPEPEAPAK, encoded by the coding sequence GCGGCGGCCGGCGCGGCGGCGGGGATGGGCTCGTGAGCGGTCCGGCCGCCCCGCCCGACGCCCCCCGCGTCCTCGTCGTCGAGGACGAAGCGGTCATGGCCGAGGTCCTGCGCGACAACCTCGAGGTCGAGGGCTACCACGTCGAGGTGGCGCCCGACGGCCTGCAGGGCGAAGCGGCGTGGCGCCGGGGGGACGCCGACCTCGTCGTCCTCGACGTGATGCTGCCCGGCCGCGACGGCTTCGCGCTCTGCGAACGCCGGCGCGCTGCGGGGGACGCGACGCCGGTCCTGTTCCTCTCCGCCCGCGGGGAGGCGGAGGACCGCGTGCGCGGCCTCGCGGCGGGCGGCGACGACTACCTCGCGGAACCGTTCCACCTGCCGGAGTTCCTGTTGCGCGTCGAGGCGCTGTTGCGGCGCGGCACGCCGCGCGGGCACGCGCACCGGCTGCAGGTCGCCGGCTGCGACGTCGACCTGCGCGCCTGGACGCTGACGCGGCCCGACGGGCGGCTCGAGCACCTCGGCGAACGCGAGCGCGGCATCCTGCGCCTCCTCGCCGAACGCGCCGGCGAGGTCGTGCCCCGCGACGACATCCTCGACGAGGTGTGGGGCGACGACGCGTTCCCCTCCTCCCGCACGATCGACAACGTGGTGATGCGCCTGCGTCGCCTCCTCGAGCCCGACCCCAGCCGACCGGTGCACCTGCACACGGTGTGGGGGGTCGGCTACCGCTTCACGCCCGAACCGGAGGCCCCCGCGAAATGA